Proteins from a genomic interval of Narcine bancroftii isolate sNarBan1 chromosome 12, sNarBan1.hap1, whole genome shotgun sequence:
- the LOC138746680 gene encoding uncharacterized protein, producing the protein MQEVLTNRTLNECVYYTNGGGYLDHVLPLLHELTFCIAQFSRFSHDCLSIHDAQLQHCPPSSSPTTCMGKEEDEGCTTGGALQQPCPPCACLYRMPHTLVKPPVLTSSPLPPSSSFSFFLPPVSARAAARSGGSAESPGAGGRSCAKRTRRRQDESGEKEGAAALPRASPEAAAPLSRGPGSDSTSSGAGKVGREHRDGDERQGREASLSLSVSLCPRALRPSPPFPDAALQARALCKTTPPPPFQCTKHQADELAPSPSPSSLGRCPPEAQPDAWLPACPSQWRPSSGCSRSATAMIQGLALPNATVQNKIHRIALQNQFTPPPKNLNAEIFNMINKIPILNLKVWIELLEFAPNFMNPPPPPPLLERVRIVALGAGEGVAEGGWGRTRSAMRAPQPGLQRGTEPVASNTGGGTPFPSL; encoded by the coding sequence ATGCAAGAGGTTTTGACCAATCGAACTTTAAATGAGTGTGTATACTACACAAATGGGGGGGGCTATTTAGACCATGTGCTGCCTCTCCTCCATGAACTCACCTTTTGCATCGCTCAGTTCAGTCGTTTCAGCCATGACTGCCTCTCCATTCATGATGCTCAGCTGCAACACTGCCCACCTTCCAGTTCACCAACGACCTGCAtgggaaaggaagaggatgaaggcTGTACCACAGGAGGAGCGCTGCAACAGCCATGTCCCCCCTGTGCGTGTCTCTATCGCATGCCACACACTCTAGTCAAACCCCCAGTGCTTAcgtcttctcccctccctccctcctcttccttttccttctttctccCTCCAGTCTCGGCGAGGGCAGCGGCTCGGAGCGGCGGCTCTGCGGAGAGCCCGGGCGCGGGGGGCAGGAGCTGCGCGAAGCGGACCCGGCGGCGGCAGGACGAGTCGGGGGAGAAGGAAGGCGCCGCAGCTCTGCCGCGGGCGAGCCCGGAGGCGGCCGCCCCCCTCTCCCGGGGGCCAGGCAGCGACAGCACCTCCTCGGGTGCGGGGAAAGTGGGGAGGGAACATAGAGACGGTGACGAAAGGCAAGGGCGAGaagcgtctctctctctctccgtctccctctgcCCCCGAGCTCTCCGCCCTTCCCCACCCTTCCCCGACGCCGCACTGCAAGCCCGGGCTCTCTgcaaaaccacccccccccctcccttccaatGCACCAAACACCAGGCGGACGAGCTCGCTCCCtcgccctccccctcctccctcggcCGCTGCCCCCCGGAGGCTCAGCCCGATGCGTGGCTCCCTGCCTGCCCCAGTCAATGGCGTCCGAGTTCCGGCTGCAGTCGCAGCGCCACGGCCATGATCCAAGGGCTCGCCCTTCCCAACGCAACCGTGCAAAACAAAATACATCGTATCGCCCTCCAGAATCAATttactccccccccaaaaaatttaAACGCAGAAATTTTTAACATGATAAATAaaattccaattttaaatttaaaagtctgGATTGAATTGCTAGAATTTGCCCCAAATTTCAtgaatcctccccccccccccccactccttgaGAGGGTGCGAATCGTTGCCCTTGGAGCCGGGGAAGGGGTGGCGGAGGGAGGCTGGGGCAGGACTCGGTCCGCCATGCGGGCGCCGCAGCCCGGGCTCCAACGCGGCACCGAGCCCGTCGCGTCCAATACAGGCGGAGggacccctttcccctccctttaA